TGATCGTGGCGGTGGTGATGGTGTTGCAGCGTGTCGAGGGCCTGTCGGATCGGGAGGCGGTGGAGCGGTTCGCATTTGACACGCGCTGGAAGTACGCCGCCGGTGGCCTGGATTTCGACTATCCGGGGTTCGTGCACACCGTGCTGGTGGACATGCGGGCCCGGTTGGCCCGCTCGGCTCGGCCGGACCGGATCTTCGAGACGGTGCTGGATGTCGCGCGTCAGGCGGGTCTGGTCGGGTGCAGGAGGGTGCTGGACTCGACCCCGTTGTATGACGCGGTCGCGACGATGGACACCATCACCCTGATCCGCTCGGCGATCCGTGGTCTGCTGGCCACCGCTGAGGCCGGACTGGCCGCCCGGTTGCGGGCGGTGCTCACCTCCGGAGATGACTACGCCGGAGCGGGCAAACCCCTGATCGACTGGGACGACCAGGCCGCCCGGGAGGCGTTGATCGACTCCCGGGCCCGGGACGGGTTCGCGATGCTGACCCTGATGGAAGGCCAGAAGTGGACCAAGTGCGTGGATGAGGCCGCGCGCCTGCTGGCCACGGTGCTGGGCCAGGACCTGACCGAAGACAGCGACGGGGTGTTCCGGATCGCCCGCCGGGTCGCCCCGGACCGGGTCATCTCCACCGTCGATCCCGAAACCCGCCATGGCCACAAAACGCAGGCCCGCGGTTTCGACGGCTACAAAGGACATCTCGCCATCGACCCCGACAGTGAGATCGTCACCGCCACCGAAGTCACCCCCGGCAACAGCGGCGACGCCGAGACCGCCGAGACCCTCCTGTCCGACATCCTGCCCTCCGAAGCCGAAGCCGAAGCCGAAGCCGAAGCCGAAGCCGAAGCCGAAGCCGAAGCCGAAGCCGAAGCCGAAGCCGAAGCCGAAGCCGAAGCCGAAGCCGAAGCCGAAGCCGAAGCCGAAGCCGAAGCCGGGGATGAGGGTCAGGCCGCGGTATATGGGGATGCGGCCTATGGGGCGGGGGAATTGCTGGAAAGGCTGGACGAGAATGGGATCCACAATGGGCTCAAGGTGCAACCGCCGGCTGCGGTGAAAGGCCATTTTCCCAAGGACCGTTTCGATATCGACCTTGAGCAGCAGACCGTGACCTGCCCGGCCGGGCATACCGCACCCATTCGCGCCCGTGAGCGTCACGCTGGGGCGGCCAACTTCGGCGTCGTGTGCGCCACCTGCCCGCTGGCCGCACAGTGCACCACCGCCAAGACCGGCCGCACCATCACCATCAGCCCCCACGAAGCCGCACTGGCCGCCGGTCGTGCCCGCCAGACCGACCCCGCCTGGAAGGCTGACTACCGCGCCACCAGGCCCAAAGTCGAACGCAAGATCGGCCACCTGATGCGCCACCGCCACGGCGGACGACGGGCCCGTGTCCGAGGACTGCGGAAAGTGGCCGCTGATTTCTCGCTGCTGGCCGCCGCGGTCAACCTCGCTCGACTGGGCGTGCTCGGGATAACCCGCAAGGCAGGCGGATGGGCCGTGACGACCGCCTGACCAGACCAACGCCCAGCCCATCACCAACACCACACGTCCTCCCCACCGATAACCGGCACACGCGACACACAAACCCACCGACCACACTCGAAAACGATCGGCAATCACACCCACCGCCCGCCACGCTAAGACCAGAGCAAACACCTCAAAACCCCGTTCGACACCAGCCACCTAGCACTAGCGAAACCGGCACCACGCCGGCTTCTCACCCACTAGACGAACGGCCGCGGAGCGGATCGACACACCCTGCGAAGAGATTTCCCGGGCCGCCGACAGCGTCACTCACGACGGTGAACGTGGCCGTGCTCACGGCCTCGTCCGGTGGGTTGTGTCCTGCCTCTCCCCAGGCGCAGGGCGGCTGAATCGGTCCGGCATGCCGTCCACTGTGATCCGTGGCGGTCCGGCAACGGCACCGCCGCGCTGGGGATAGCATCCCGCTAGGCAAATCACCCGGCGAGCAGGAGAACGAAACCTCATGACCCAAGCTCCCGTCACCGTGACCGTCACCGGTGCGGCCGGTCAGATCGGCTACGCGTTGCTGTTCCGGATCGCCTCCGGACAGCTCATCGGGCCCGACACCCCGATCAAGCTCCGCTTGCTGGAGATCCCGCAGGCGGTCAAGGCGGCCGAGGGCACCGCGATGGAGCTCGACGACTGCGCATTCCCGCTGCTGCGGAGCATCGACATCACCGACGATGCCCGCACCGCGTTCAACGGCACCAACATCGCGCTGCTGGTCGGTGCTCGCCCGCGCACCAAGGGCATGGAGCGCGGCGACCTGCTGGAGGCCAACGGCGGCATCTTCAAGCCGCAGGGCGAGGCCATCAACGCCGGAGCGGCAGACGACGTGCGCGTGCTGGTGGTCGGCAACCCGGCCAACACCAACGCACTCATCGCCCAGGCCCACGCCCCGGACGTGCCCGCCGAGCGGTTCACCGCGATGACCCGCCTGGACCACAACCGGGCGCTGAGCCAGCTGGCGCAGAAGCTGACCGTGTCGGTCACCGACATCAAGAAGCTGACCATCTGGGGCAACCACTCCGCCACCCAGTACCCAGACCTCTTCCACGCCGAGGTCAACGGCAAGATCGCCGCCGAGCAGGTCGAGCAGGCCTGGCTGGCCGAGGAATTCATCCCCACCGTCGCCAAGCGCGGCGCGGCCATCATCGAGGCCCGCGGCGCGTCCTCGGCGGCCTCGGCCGCCAACGCCGCCATCGACCACGTGCACACCTGGGTCAACGGCACGCCCGAGGGCGACTGGACCTCGGCGGGCGTGGTCTCCGACGGCTCCTACGGCGTGCCCGAGGGCCTGATCTCGTCGTTCCCGGTCACCGCCCGCGACGGCAAGTTCGAGATCGTGCAGGGCCTGGAGATCGACGAGTTCTCCCGCGAGCGCATCGACGCCTCGGTCAACGAGCTCGTCGAGGAGCGCGACGCGGTGCGCGACCTCGGTCTGATCTGAGCCCATCCGCACTGTGCTGGGGTCGTCCCGGAACGGGACGGCCCCCGTTTTGCCTCAGTCGACCGGCGAGCCCTTCCGGCACGGATCCGCTGGGGACGCCTGCGGCGCCGGGATATCCCGTTGCCAGGACCGGCTACCGGACAGCACCCTCGGCGCATGGCCCATCCCGCGGAAGTGATCACCTTGGACTCGGCGGTGTTGCGGCGCTGGCGGCATGACGACCTCGCTGAAGTGCACGGGGTGGTCACCGAAGCGCTGCCGCATCTGCGGCCATGGATGCCGTGGGCCGCCGGAGATTACCCGCTCGACGTGGCCGCCGAGTTCCTCGACCTCTGCGACCGCAACTGGCGCAGCGGCGATGCCTACACCTATGCCATCACCGTCGACGGCGCGATCGCCGGCTGCATCTCCCTGGAACGCCGCATCGGCCCCGGCGGCCTCGAGATCGGGTATTGGCTGCACCCCGACCACACCGGCCGCGGCCTGGCCACCACCAGCACCGCGGCGCTGATCGACGAGGCGTTCGCGTTGCCCGGCATCGATCGCGTGGAGATCTGGCATGACGCGGCCAACACCGCCAGCCAGGGTGTGCCGCAACGCCTCGGTTTCACCTGCGTCGATCGCCGCAGCGCCACCCGCGGCCCGAAAAACTCCGGAGACGACGGGATCGACGTCATCTGGCGATTGTCCCGCCCGCCCCAGCAGTGACACCCGAGCTCGCCACCACAGTCGCCGACGACACCACAACCCAATCCGGCCCCTGCCGTCGACCGCTGCACCACTGTCCACAGTGCACCACCCACCGTGGCGGTGGCCAGGACCCTATGCCCTCGTGGAACAGGCCAGGAGGACGGGATGCGGGAGTCATTGCACCAGCGGGCGCGCTGGGGTTGCTAAGCGCGGTGTAGACGGTGCGGTGTGGGCGGTGGGTGAGCACCATTTGGTGAGTCGCGAGGACTGGCCGGACGCTCTGCCTGCTTGCGTCCGCGCCCGTGAAGCGGGACTGGGAGACCGATGAACGTAGGCCGGTGTCCACATTGTGCGGGATGCGGGCCAGGCGTTCGACCGCGTCGTTGGGCAGGGTGAACCCGACCGATTAGGACAGTTTCCGGGCGTGCAACCAGTCCAGGAAGTCGTGGGGTGGCGCCGGCAGAATCGGTACGGATCAGCACTTTTCGCCCGATCCGGCCGCAACTGCCGGTGAAGGGTAAACTCCCCGCAACGACGTTTCGGTCCACAGTGATGTGATCCGCGGCGGTATTCGAGGCCGAACACCTCGTGTTCGTTGCGGCAGGGCGGCGATCTCGGCCACACTGTGCTCACCGATCATCGGAGTGAGGGTTAGGTCGCACACGATCTTTCCTCGATCATGGATCGCCGTCGGCCGCCGCCACCGCGCCAGCGCCGCCGACAGCACTTGATCAAATCCCAGCGTGGTCAGGGGCTGCACGAGCAGCACCGCACCAACATTGGACACCACCCTCGTACCGGCGATGTCGACCTTTAACGATGGATACGACCCGGTAAGCTTGCTCACCAGAAAGGTGCTCCTGAACTTGCTCTGACGTGGTCCTCAGCAAGCCATATCTTTGCAGTTCAGCGCACCTTTTCTCCGTTCACAACACCCACTCAACCCACAATGCAATGAAAGCAGCGGGCTTAGGGTGACATGGAAGGGTCGCAGTGTGGACCTGATCGACCAGATGATCTTGACTGACGCTCACCATGCGCTCCGGCACGAGGTGCAGGAGTTCGCTGCTGAGGTGATCGCCCCGCAGGTCGCCAAAATGGAGGAGACGTCGGCTGTCGACCATGAGGTCATCCGCGAGGTCTCCCGCCGGGGCTATATCGGCGTGACGATCCCGCGTCGCTACGGCGGGATGGGCGGCGATCACAAAGCTCGGACGCTGCTGATCGAAACGATCAGCAGCGAGCATGGTAGTGGAGCGATGGGTGCGGCCACCCAGGCAAGCATCCTGGGCCTGGCCAAGATTTTGCATTTTGGCAGCGAGGAACAGAAGCAGCAGTGGCTGCCGGCGATCGCGGCGGGCGAATGCCTGCCCACGATCGCCACGACCGAGCCGGGCTGTGGCGGCCACGTCCTGGGTATGGAGGCCACCGCCGTCCGCGACGGTTCCGACTGGATCCTCAATGGACACAAGCACCATGTGGGTAACAGCCACGTCGCTGATCTCCACGGTGTGGTGGTGCGCACAGGTGAGGGATCAGGCGGCCTGAGCGCGTTCCTAGTGCCGGCCGACACACCCGGCTGCTACCTGGGCGAACACGTCCCGCTGACGGGCCTGCGCGGGTTTTCCGCAGGCGACGTGTTTTTCGAGGATTGCCGAGTCCCCGCGTCCGCTCTGCTGGGAGAGGAAGGCGACGGTCTCTCCGTCGCCCTTTCCTCGTCAATGCTCTATGGGCGGGCAAACCTGGCGGCGGTCTCGTGCGGAGTGCATCGCGCACTACTGGCCGACACGAAGGACGAAGTGAAGCGGCGCCACCGCTACGGCAAACCACTTCACGAAGCGTTGGACAGCGTTCAGCAGAAGATCGGGAAGATCACATCGAACGTGATGACCGCACGCCAAGACCTCTACCTCGCCGTCGACGCACTTGATCGCGGCATGGACTGCGATGCAGCCCTCGCCAATGCGAAGTTGATCAACGTAGAACTCGCGCTGGCCTCCGCGCGCCTGGCAGACGGGATCTATGGCGCGGACGCGCACCGCACCGATCGGGCTCTTCAGCGCTACGTCCGGGACTCCCAGCCCATCCGTTCACCTGCCGGAACCTCGGAGATCCAACAGCGCATCCTCTACAAAGTCACGATGGACAGTTATCCCAGCTCGTGGTCGGTGCGATTAGCCGACAAGGTAGCCGGCGCAGAACTGCGGCACTGAGCAGGACGCACTGGCCACCGCCGAACATACCGCCTCCGCTGGCTTGTCCGGGCAGGGTGACCCGGCGCAGCCTGGGGCAGTGGCCGAGTCCGAGCGAGATCACCACATCGCCCAGGTCGCGGCGACCAACATCATCCTGTCCGGCGCCGACCAGGCTAGCGCCGCGAACACCCTGCTGGACGTGCTCGGCATGGTGCCGCTGTGTCAGGTGTCTGCCGTACCGGGACCTGGTCCTCCAGCACGCCGCGGTGCCCCCGCTAACCAGGTCGCCGGACACCTACCGGAAAACGGACCGTTAGGGGCGTCGCCGACTCCCCGAAGATCAAGACCAACCCCAACACCCCGCGCGCCTACACGAACGTGCTCGACAGGGTCGGCGAGGTGATCGGCCCGGCCGGAAACTGACCGAGGGGCCAGTCCGGCGAACACCTCGTCGGTGCGCGCCATCAGCTCGGTCGGTCCCCCAAGCGCGAGGGCTGCAACAACGAGATCAGGTTGCCGTCGGGATCGTTGAACGACGCCGTGCGCCCCCACGGCCTGTCCAGGGGATTCCCGACGGTCACGCCCGCCGCGCGCAATTCCGCCACGTCGGATTCCAGGTCGTCTGTGTGCAACTGCAAGTGCACCGGGCCGCCGGGATCGCGCCCTTCGACGCTGAAATCGACCAGCACGACCCCGGTTTGGGCACCGGGCAGGGCGACCATGACGAACTGGCCGTGCGGCCCGGCCAGGTCCATCACCAGCTCGAAACCGAGCACGTCGATGTAGAACCCGCATGCCTTGACGTGGTCGGCCACCGGCACGGAGACGAACTGCAGACGCGATATGTGCATGCCCAGCACTATAGGTACGGACTATCAATCCGGAGCCGCGAGAACACCTCATCGGCTGGTCACGACGCGGCGAAGCACCGGCGGGCAAAGCATTGAACCGCGAACCTGCCTGCCCGAACCGCCCTCGATCGGCATCGTCGGCGCCGAACCCGACACCGCCGGACGGCCAACCAGCCTGTGACCACCGCACCCGCTCCGAGGCCGAATACGCCAACGGCGCCGTTGTCCAACCCGACGCACGACTCGTGCTCGCCGCCGGCCTGCCCTTCGACGCCAGGCGGCGCGACCGTGGCGATTACGCCCCCAGGCCCGCCACATGATGCACAACCTCGGGGCACGACTGTCCGATGGGGTCACCACGGTGGCCCGCCAAGGGACTGACCCAGGCCCACCGCTGCCGATCAGGGAGAATACGGGCAAGAGCACCTCGCGGTAGGAGATCG
The sequence above is a segment of the Saccharopolyspora phatthalungensis genome. Coding sequences within it:
- a CDS encoding transposase; this translates as MTLGRAPRQGDLLRSTVDYCEGRVAAGSIYGVLHRECFSLFPDEMFADLFTDVGRRSVPPMIVAVVMVLQRVEGLSDREAVERFAFDTRWKYAAGGLDFDYPGFVHTVLVDMRARLARSARPDRIFETVLDVARQAGLVGCRRVLDSTPLYDAVATMDTITLIRSAIRGLLATAEAGLAARLRAVLTSGDDYAGAGKPLIDWDDQAAREALIDSRARDGFAMLTLMEGQKWTKCVDEAARLLATVLGQDLTEDSDGVFRIARRVAPDRVISTVDPETRHGHKTQARGFDGYKGHLAIDPDSEIVTATEVTPGNSGDAETAETLLSDILPSEAEAEAEAEAEAEAEAEAEAEAEAEAEAEAEAEAEAEAEAEAGDEGQAAVYGDAAYGAGELLERLDENGIHNGLKVQPPAAVKGHFPKDRFDIDLEQQTVTCPAGHTAPIRARERHAGAANFGVVCATCPLAAQCTTAKTGRTITISPHEAALAAGRARQTDPAWKADYRATRPKVERKIGHLMRHRHGGRRARVRGLRKVAADFSLLAAAVNLARLGVLGITRKAGGWAVTTA
- a CDS encoding malate dehydrogenase codes for the protein MTQAPVTVTVTGAAGQIGYALLFRIASGQLIGPDTPIKLRLLEIPQAVKAAEGTAMELDDCAFPLLRSIDITDDARTAFNGTNIALLVGARPRTKGMERGDLLEANGGIFKPQGEAINAGAADDVRVLVVGNPANTNALIAQAHAPDVPAERFTAMTRLDHNRALSQLAQKLTVSVTDIKKLTIWGNHSATQYPDLFHAEVNGKIAAEQVEQAWLAEEFIPTVAKRGAAIIEARGASSAASAANAAIDHVHTWVNGTPEGDWTSAGVVSDGSYGVPEGLISSFPVTARDGKFEIVQGLEIDEFSRERIDASVNELVEERDAVRDLGLI
- a CDS encoding GNAT family N-acetyltransferase is translated as MITLDSAVLRRWRHDDLAEVHGVVTEALPHLRPWMPWAAGDYPLDVAAEFLDLCDRNWRSGDAYTYAITVDGAIAGCISLERRIGPGGLEIGYWLHPDHTGRGLATTSTAALIDEAFALPGIDRVEIWHDAANTASQGVPQRLGFTCVDRRSATRGPKNSGDDGIDVIWRLSRPPQQ
- a CDS encoding transposase, with translation MSKLTGSYPSLKVDIAGTRVVSNVGAVLLVQPLTTLGFDQVLSAALARWRRPTAIHDRGKIVCDLTLTPMIGEHSVAEIAALPQRTRGVRPRIPPRITSLWTETSLRGVYPSPAVAAGSGEKC
- a CDS encoding acyl-CoA dehydrogenase family protein, translating into MDLIDQMILTDAHHALRHEVQEFAAEVIAPQVAKMEETSAVDHEVIREVSRRGYIGVTIPRRYGGMGGDHKARTLLIETISSEHGSGAMGAATQASILGLAKILHFGSEEQKQQWLPAIAAGECLPTIATTEPGCGGHVLGMEATAVRDGSDWILNGHKHHVGNSHVADLHGVVVRTGEGSGGLSAFLVPADTPGCYLGEHVPLTGLRGFSAGDVFFEDCRVPASALLGEEGDGLSVALSSSMLYGRANLAAVSCGVHRALLADTKDEVKRRHRYGKPLHEALDSVQQKIGKITSNVMTARQDLYLAVDALDRGMDCDAALANAKLINVELALASARLADGIYGADAHRTDRALQRYVRDSQPIRSPAGTSEIQQRILYKVTMDSYPSSWSVRLADKVAGAELRH
- a CDS encoding VOC family protein, translated to MHISRLQFVSVPVADHVKACGFYIDVLGFELVMDLAGPHGQFVMVALPGAQTGVVLVDFSVEGRDPGGPVHLQLHTDDLESDVAELRAAGVTVGNPLDRPWGRTASFNDPDGNLISLLQPSRLGDRPS